From one Caldithrix abyssi DSM 13497 genomic stretch:
- a CDS encoding DUF2334 domain-containing protein, translating to MRKTHLIVLWLILLFAATCSFAQDTLLFVIRVDDILSRNISLQPRSITPFQQTVEAVGAKVSWSVIPHRLQEAENNDGQLRAELAATVQQGHEVAQHGYMHICTLCGQYHEFYCTTYQQAFTYEQQSAWISTGRQILQDSVGITPISFVPPSHVADRTTYNALVDQGFNLISTSGYNLSELREGLFNIPPGRDYTWELTSEQYNARKQEALAEIESVLSEQGIYTLLFHDPFIRQGYENGLVLQWTAELLDSLVSIYGTRLKFVTLSQARDMLLNNSTQLAHRQKLILKSFELSQNFPNPFNGQTRIHYYLGQAARNVSVRFFDANGRLIEAINLGQHLAGNYWLPWNPVNLASGFYGYIFEVRFNDGRVARKSKFCTILKQSVYEKNIVYSVNF from the coding sequence ATGCGTAAAACTCATCTGATTGTTTTATGGTTGATTTTACTTTTTGCGGCCACTTGCTCTTTTGCGCAGGACACGCTGCTATTTGTCATCCGCGTCGATGATATTTTAAGCCGCAACATTTCGTTGCAGCCGCGCAGCATTACGCCCTTCCAGCAAACCGTTGAAGCCGTCGGCGCTAAAGTGTCATGGTCGGTCATTCCTCATCGCCTGCAGGAAGCAGAAAACAACGACGGCCAGCTTCGCGCGGAATTAGCGGCAACCGTACAGCAAGGGCACGAAGTGGCGCAGCATGGCTATATGCATATTTGCACGCTCTGCGGACAATATCATGAGTTTTATTGCACCACCTATCAACAGGCCTTCACTTATGAGCAGCAAAGCGCATGGATTTCCACAGGTCGGCAAATTTTACAAGACAGCGTCGGTATTACACCGATTTCGTTTGTGCCCCCTTCTCATGTGGCCGACCGCACCACTTACAACGCGCTGGTCGATCAGGGCTTTAATCTCATATCCACGTCCGGATATAACCTTAGCGAGCTCAGGGAGGGGCTGTTCAACATCCCTCCGGGAAGGGATTACACATGGGAGCTGACCTCTGAGCAGTATAACGCCAGAAAGCAGGAAGCCCTTGCCGAGATTGAAAGCGTATTATCCGAGCAGGGCATTTACACACTGCTCTTTCACGATCCGTTTATCCGTCAGGGCTACGAAAATGGCCTGGTTTTGCAGTGGACGGCCGAGTTGTTAGACTCGCTCGTTTCCATTTATGGGACACGCCTTAAATTTGTTACTCTTAGCCAGGCGCGGGACATGCTTTTAAATAACAGCACACAACTTGCGCACAGGCAAAAGTTAATTTTAAAAAGTTTTGAATTAAGCCAGAACTTCCCCAATCCTTTTAACGGACAAACGCGCATTCATTATTATCTGGGACAGGCCGCTCGCAATGTTTCCGTTCGTTTTTTTGACGCGAACGGCAGACTCATTGAAGCCATAAACCTCGGTCAGCATCTGGCTGGCAATTACTGGCTGCCATGGAATCCGGTCAATCTGGCCAGCGGCTTTTACGGCTATATTTTTGAAGTGCGTTTTAACGATGGAAGGGTGGCGCGGAAAAGTAAATTTTGTACCATTTTAAAACAGAGCGTTTATGAAAAAAACATTGTTTATTCTGTTAATTTTTAG
- a CDS encoding T9SS type A sorting domain-containing protein, whose amino-acid sequence MRLRLNMNFILFVVVVLLVASQSAAQVEANAIFLKRGMLWETVNVAKMGPVFQSWQHKGYGMDFPGFDPEYVPQLVGGPNTHHAGGGFWMAAVRPSAPDTVWAVQDWAMFATSVGLSETNSPYLLKTHRLRWPNGENYGMQVDPYEAEEVVETEWEFNPSYRFPYTPGRFLPVRVKRTVRAWSGSAADEKYIIIEYVITNIAREAHIFNEQNCTPEAYRILKADSVLQDAYLLFTYAFSINYRGWSILFPQLGDGARNNRFLYDPRRLMLYGWADDYTAAEGNQKFDPYIYESGGPPGGKEWLAPAFAGIKFLHISRNDLGLENFINPSSVGWSVSEPANSYPFTGLETPEQRYEAMKDLNKVYNPLVFPQGLSDSRWGNARMWSMVSLGPWTLEPGDSIKIVMAEVVGSIDLSRITDPQLNEQEIAQQGLLDLQNTADRAQFNYDHGYNVPDPPQPPFSFTLTRLQEQTVGNVLTWSNEAEAIPDADYAGAEAFDLAGYRIYRSEYMPFGPWKLLADIPRQSPAHFDEQTQSYQYVDTLVNVGFSYYYAITSYDTGHAYWPVDLSARFKETGSNRVPPLESSKYPNHSTEPFAAAFAPQNETLDEILVVPNPFVTRSGFTTPGAQDLISFVNIPSPCTIRIYTVRGDLVKTIEHKIDTGIAQWDQITDYGQYAESGIYIFQITSHAGPTKNKTYTGKFSIVR is encoded by the coding sequence ATGAGGCTACGCTTAAACATGAACTTCATTCTTTTCGTTGTCGTCGTTCTTCTGGTTGCATCGCAGAGTGCGGCGCAGGTGGAGGCCAACGCCATCTTTTTAAAACGCGGTATGTTGTGGGAAACCGTTAACGTGGCCAAGATGGGGCCCGTTTTTCAAAGCTGGCAGCACAAGGGCTATGGCATGGATTTCCCGGGCTTTGATCCGGAGTACGTTCCGCAACTGGTCGGCGGCCCCAATACGCACCATGCCGGCGGCGGTTTCTGGATGGCTGCCGTACGGCCATCGGCGCCGGATACGGTGTGGGCTGTACAGGACTGGGCCATGTTTGCCACCTCGGTAGGACTTTCCGAGACCAACAGTCCTTACCTGCTGAAAACACATCGATTACGCTGGCCAAACGGCGAGAATTACGGCATGCAGGTCGATCCCTATGAGGCGGAAGAGGTGGTGGAAACCGAATGGGAGTTTAATCCTTCGTATCGTTTTCCTTACACCCCCGGCCGCTTTTTGCCGGTGCGCGTCAAACGTACCGTTCGCGCCTGGAGCGGTTCGGCGGCTGATGAAAAATACATCATCATAGAATATGTGATCACCAATATCGCGCGCGAGGCGCACATCTTTAACGAACAAAACTGTACACCAGAAGCGTATCGCATTCTCAAAGCCGATTCCGTCTTGCAGGACGCCTATCTGCTGTTTACCTACGCCTTTTCCATCAACTACCGCGGCTGGTCCATTTTATTCCCGCAACTGGGCGACGGGGCGCGCAACAATCGCTTTTTGTACGATCCGCGACGGTTGATGCTTTACGGCTGGGCCGATGACTACACAGCGGCCGAGGGAAATCAGAAATTTGATCCTTACATCTATGAAAGCGGCGGACCGCCGGGCGGTAAAGAGTGGCTGGCGCCCGCCTTTGCCGGCATTAAATTTTTACACATTTCGCGTAACGATCTTGGTCTTGAAAATTTTATCAATCCCAGCAGTGTGGGCTGGTCGGTCAGCGAACCGGCAAACTCTTATCCCTTCACCGGTCTGGAAACGCCCGAGCAACGCTACGAAGCCATGAAGGACCTGAATAAAGTTTACAATCCGCTTGTCTTTCCGCAGGGGCTTTCCGACTCGCGCTGGGGAAACGCCCGAATGTGGAGCATGGTTTCGCTGGGTCCGTGGACATTGGAGCCGGGCGATTCCATTAAAATTGTCATGGCCGAAGTTGTGGGCAGCATTGATTTAAGCCGCATTACCGATCCACAATTAAACGAGCAGGAAATTGCACAACAGGGACTGCTGGATCTGCAAAATACGGCCGACCGGGCGCAGTTTAATTACGATCACGGATACAACGTTCCGGATCCGCCCCAACCGCCGTTCTCTTTTACGTTAACCCGTTTGCAGGAACAAACTGTGGGCAATGTGCTCACCTGGAGCAATGAAGCGGAAGCCATCCCCGATGCGGATTACGCCGGCGCCGAAGCCTTTGATCTTGCCGGATATCGCATTTACCGCTCCGAGTACATGCCTTTCGGTCCCTGGAAATTACTGGCCGATATTCCCCGGCAATCTCCGGCTCATTTCGACGAACAGACGCAAAGCTATCAATACGTGGATACCCTGGTTAATGTAGGTTTTAGCTACTACTACGCCATTACCAGCTACGATACCGGGCATGCATACTGGCCGGTTGATCTTTCGGCCCGATTTAAAGAGACCGGTAGCAACCGTGTTCCGCCACTGGAAAGTTCAAAATATCCCAACCACAGCACCGAGCCGTTTGCCGCGGCCTTCGCCCCGCAAAATGAAACACTGGATGAGATTCTGGTGGTGCCCAATCCCTTTGTAACGCGCTCCGGATTTACCACGCCCGGCGCACAGGATCTGATCTCTTTTGTCAATATTCCCAGTCCCTGCACCATTCGCATTTACACCGTGCGGGGCGATCTGGTCAAAACCATCGAACATAAAATCGACACCGGCATCGCTCAGTGGGATCAGATAACCGACTATGGCCAGTACGCCGAAAGCGGCATCTATATTTTTCAGATTACATCGCATGCCGGCCCAACCAAAAACAAGACGTACACCGGCAAGTTTTCAATTGTCCGTTAA
- a CDS encoding family 10 glycosylhydrolase: protein MKKTLFILLIFSQLIGAQMPQARGVWLSRDVIEGGVDLIESTCHKLAQANFNRIFVNVYYLGATIYPSDVLQQAGGPRQHIQFAGRDPLAETIEIAHRWNLEVIAWFEYGLMSHYSGNDTSDSGPILTAHPDWEAVDNQSRHYQQNQWGVFHWMDAAHPEVKQFMEDLFAEIAARYPQLDGVETDRIRYPSTDFSYSAVSRQRYQQQTGGTDPLYIYPGHAEWAQWTAWRESQINQIARRIYQAVKALQPDMLVSAAVAPPYMLLSGSKLQRWDVWSDSGYVDALEHMLYLNDSDFPNQFELARQKTNPHVLLYAGIDFNTLQSALFQINYALTHQADGVTIWYYKDLNDEVLQTLRDEVFKTKAALPHQDLIIDDGASRFFTATGAWDKYSGGFNDSYLLSADPAAQAVFDAPVWLSGHYALFARWPAQSDLTEQALWRIEANDSAHSVTINQQKDANRWVFLHADSFSYGSTVRLQLTNSANGKLAADAVRLLRQKPLKAIDYFAPDSVHLNLKFNQWIDSAAALSPANYNIQPQVEVINVAFVGQDRSAVNLQTAPLTPGQNYQLQISALKDYVGIPLNDLTLSFTFDPQLSEIVIDNASDTFTTYGQWQTVADSCAINGDWLYIQAGSGARFAQWWSPIQQDGYYRVQVFIPCSDLTLTSDAHYAILHNFGSSSVILSQQQAVGNWADLGTYYLKAGQTASVKLSDEASAGVIAADALRFKRTLNPTALPLSNRPLPDDFTVGANYPNPFNNQTLIPLHLTLPAKVRLELFDVRGRRVFSSAERVFHAGEHRLTLKAEQLSSGIYFFVVRFRTADHRQKAHYGKVMVLK, encoded by the coding sequence ATGAAAAAAACATTGTTTATTCTGTTAATTTTTAGTCAATTGATCGGCGCGCAAATGCCGCAGGCGCGCGGCGTGTGGCTAAGCCGCGACGTCATCGAAGGCGGCGTTGATTTAATCGAATCCACCTGCCACAAACTGGCGCAGGCTAATTTTAACCGCATCTTTGTGAATGTTTACTATCTGGGCGCCACCATTTATCCCAGCGATGTGCTGCAACAGGCCGGCGGGCCGCGGCAACACATTCAATTTGCAGGAAGAGACCCTCTGGCCGAGACCATCGAAATCGCCCACCGCTGGAACCTGGAAGTCATCGCCTGGTTTGAGTACGGCTTGATGAGCCACTACAGCGGCAACGACACCAGCGACAGCGGCCCGATTTTAACCGCTCATCCGGACTGGGAAGCCGTGGACAATCAGAGCCGGCATTACCAGCAAAACCAGTGGGGCGTTTTCCACTGGATGGACGCCGCACATCCTGAAGTTAAACAATTTATGGAGGACCTGTTTGCAGAAATCGCCGCCCGCTACCCGCAACTGGACGGCGTCGAAACCGATCGCATTCGCTACCCCTCTACCGATTTTTCTTACTCGGCCGTTTCGCGCCAGCGCTACCAGCAGCAAACGGGCGGCACGGATCCTCTGTACATCTACCCGGGGCATGCCGAGTGGGCGCAGTGGACCGCCTGGCGCGAAAGCCAGATCAACCAGATCGCCCGGCGCATTTACCAGGCGGTGAAAGCGCTTCAACCCGATATGCTCGTTTCCGCCGCCGTGGCTCCGCCCTACATGTTGCTCAGCGGCTCCAAGTTGCAGCGCTGGGATGTGTGGAGCGACAGCGGCTATGTGGACGCCCTGGAGCACATGCTCTATTTGAACGACAGCGATTTTCCCAATCAGTTTGAACTGGCCAGGCAAAAAACCAATCCGCACGTGTTGTTGTACGCCGGAATCGATTTTAACACCCTGCAATCTGCGCTGTTTCAAATCAATTACGCCCTGACGCATCAGGCCGACGGCGTAACCATCTGGTACTACAAAGACCTGAACGACGAGGTTTTGCAAACACTGCGCGACGAAGTATTCAAAACTAAAGCGGCCCTGCCGCATCAGGATTTAATTATTGACGATGGCGCCTCGCGTTTCTTTACCGCTACCGGCGCATGGGATAAATACTCGGGCGGATTCAATGATTCGTATTTGCTAAGCGCCGATCCGGCGGCTCAGGCCGTTTTCGACGCGCCCGTCTGGCTAAGCGGCCATTACGCCCTCTTTGCCCGCTGGCCCGCTCAATCCGACCTAACGGAACAGGCCCTCTGGCGCATCGAAGCCAACGATTCTGCCCATTCGGTAACCATCAACCAACAAAAGGATGCCAACCGCTGGGTATTTTTACATGCCGATTCCTTTTCTTACGGCTCGACCGTTCGTCTGCAATTGACCAACAGCGCAAACGGTAAGTTAGCCGCCGACGCCGTGCGCCTTTTAAGACAAAAACCGCTAAAAGCCATCGATTATTTTGCGCCCGACTCCGTGCATCTCAACTTAAAATTCAACCAGTGGATCGATAGCGCCGCGGCGCTGTCGCCAGCCAATTACAACATTCAGCCGCAGGTGGAAGTAATAAACGTCGCTTTTGTCGGGCAAGATCGTTCTGCGGTCAACCTGCAAACCGCGCCTTTAACGCCGGGACAAAACTATCAACTGCAGATCAGCGCGCTTAAGGATTACGTCGGTATTCCATTAAACGATCTTACGCTGAGCTTTACCTTTGATCCCCAATTAAGTGAAATTGTAATCGATAACGCTTCCGACACCTTTACCACATACGGCCAGTGGCAAACGGTAGCAGACTCCTGCGCCATTAACGGCGACTGGTTATACATTCAGGCGGGATCAGGCGCGCGCTTTGCCCAATGGTGGTCGCCCATCCAGCAAGACGGCTACTATCGCGTGCAGGTTTTTATTCCCTGTTCCGATCTGACGCTGACCAGCGACGCGCACTACGCCATTTTGCACAACTTCGGCTCCAGTTCGGTCATCCTCAGTCAGCAACAGGCCGTAGGCAATTGGGCCGACCTTGGAACTTACTACCTTAAAGCGGGGCAAACAGCCAGCGTAAAACTGAGCGACGAGGCCAGCGCCGGCGTAATCGCCGCCGATGCGCTGCGCTTTAAACGCACACTAAATCCCACCGCTTTACCGCTGAGCAATAGACCGCTGCCGGACGATTTTACGGTGGGCGCAAATTACCCCAATCCCTTTAACAATCAAACGCTCATTCCGCTTCATCTAACTCTGCCGGCAAAGGTCAGGCTGGAGCTTTTCGACGTTCGCGGTCGGCGCGTGTTTTCGTCTGCAGAACGGGTGTTTCACGCCGGCGAACACCGATTGACTTTGAAAGCTGAACAATTAAGCAGCGGGATTTATTTTTTCGTGGTGCGTTTTAGAACGGCCGATCACCGGCAAAAAGCGCATTATGGGAAAGTGATGGTTTTAAAATAG
- a CDS encoding TonB-dependent receptor translates to MVAKRLVKFIVLFLFFFFSILSLHAQSPKGKIMGQVTDAKSGQPLAGANIYIEGATLGAASDLEGFYYILNVPAGKHTVVCQMVGYQTVRKTQVEVVVDRTTRVDFRLAEAIEETEPVEVVAQKPAVVRDLTATSNFMDAREIESAPIQGLREMMQLNANVTRNPNGTFSIRGGGAFDVQVQFNGIEQISSNTGVPGYNFMGEKSNTSWKYDYNPLGVEQMEVISGGFSAEYGNAQSGIVKVVTKEGGSEFHGDFRVEVRPPGKYHYGPYLYGPETVEWKNWGSFDKWQRWRDENAPNIPDDSLYTHYYQKWIANHSPAEGNRSNPLGVYDYRKLMYRRYLFGFGGPLSKDGKLRFFLSAEYRNTPARIPSVERSQIYQNYSLNLTYQLTKNDKLKFLMQYQGYRGSVWSGSDDIRWASIIGQWPQYKYVLIFDSPKEETTTTQSLSWTHVFSSKTFLEAMVWHQREVYIERNRSIITATDPWLIRAGPWDEEFRRIVYAFTSLYALDNRTDVWNASVDLTSQVTNRHLLKIGAKAQYWDTRYNGESGARLNAFISYSGFAEYYHAYPYYFALYAQDKIEVEEIVANVGLRFEGFNMNCDAPADRFRPFYFGTGQGGGPFIGDPGDPRTRKPKTHLAVSPRFGLSFPIGEDMAFRLQYGHFYSMPLFRQTISRSTWQGWRMYGNPDLGFKKTISYEIGLQKGIKGHRLDIAAYYNDRVQQTVRVNIHSPQGSQQIAPQNPYYISYENNGYGATKGIEISLNRIAPGDWNYRLSYSFARTTFGAYGAMDIYPDPNDPRSFLERRSANDFVTSQDRTHTFRALISYRLAQKFLKLLPDFLGVHTASASMIYSAKSGTPFTYVTSYDQFTDVINNRRYPLEQKTDLSITIKSKLWGLSPALSLRVENLFNDKWLTPLLDATELRNWVEYGITRDTPPSDDPNDPQARIYKFRYYQTYRNMPTALYLSLGVSF, encoded by the coding sequence ATGGTCGCAAAACGTCTCGTCAAATTTATTGTATTGTTCCTGTTTTTCTTCTTTTCCATCCTTTCACTCCACGCCCAGTCGCCCAAAGGCAAAATAATGGGCCAGGTAACCGACGCCAAAAGCGGGCAACCATTGGCCGGCGCAAACATTTACATCGAGGGAGCGACATTGGGCGCGGCCTCTGACCTGGAAGGTTTTTACTACATTTTGAATGTACCTGCCGGAAAGCACACCGTGGTTTGCCAGATGGTGGGCTATCAAACCGTGCGTAAAACGCAGGTGGAAGTGGTGGTTGATCGCACCACGCGCGTCGATTTCCGCCTGGCGGAAGCCATTGAAGAGACCGAGCCGGTGGAAGTGGTGGCCCAAAAACCGGCCGTTGTGCGCGATTTGACCGCCACCTCCAACTTTATGGATGCCAGAGAGATCGAAAGCGCGCCGATTCAGGGCCTGCGCGAAATGATGCAATTGAACGCCAATGTAACGCGCAACCCCAATGGCACCTTTTCCATTCGCGGCGGCGGCGCCTTTGACGTGCAGGTACAGTTTAACGGCATCGAACAGATCAGCTCTAACACGGGCGTGCCCGGCTACAATTTTATGGGCGAAAAATCCAACACCAGCTGGAAATACGACTACAATCCCCTGGGCGTGGAACAGATGGAGGTCATTTCCGGCGGATTTAGCGCGGAGTACGGCAACGCGCAGTCGGGAATTGTTAAGGTGGTAACCAAAGAAGGCGGTTCCGAATTTCACGGCGACTTTCGCGTGGAAGTGCGCCCGCCCGGCAAGTACCATTACGGTCCGTATCTTTACGGCCCGGAAACCGTGGAGTGGAAAAACTGGGGTTCGTTCGATAAGTGGCAAAGGTGGCGCGACGAGAACGCGCCGAATATTCCGGATGACTCGCTTTACACCCATTACTACCAGAAATGGATTGCCAACCACTCCCCCGCCGAAGGCAATCGCTCCAATCCCCTGGGCGTGTACGACTACCGCAAGCTGATGTACCGAAGATACCTGTTCGGATTTGGCGGTCCTTTAAGCAAAGACGGCAAACTGCGCTTTTTCCTTTCTGCCGAGTACCGCAACACGCCGGCGCGCATTCCCAGCGTGGAACGCAGTCAAATCTACCAGAATTACAGCTTAAACCTGACCTACCAGCTTACGAAAAACGACAAACTAAAATTTTTAATGCAATATCAGGGCTACCGCGGCTCGGTGTGGTCTGGCTCGGACGACATTCGCTGGGCTTCGATCATCGGTCAATGGCCCCAGTACAAATACGTGTTGATCTTCGACAGCCCCAAAGAAGAGACGACCACCACGCAAAGCCTGAGCTGGACGCATGTCTTTTCCAGCAAAACCTTCCTGGAAGCCATGGTCTGGCACCAGCGCGAGGTGTACATTGAACGCAATCGATCGATCATTACCGCTACCGATCCGTGGCTCATCCGGGCCGGCCCCTGGGACGAGGAATTCCGACGCATCGTCTATGCCTTTACTTCGCTTTACGCGCTGGACAACCGCACCGATGTGTGGAACGCGTCCGTTGATTTAACCAGCCAGGTGACCAATCGGCATCTGCTGAAAATCGGGGCCAAAGCGCAGTACTGGGACACGCGCTACAACGGAGAATCCGGCGCCCGGCTGAATGCCTTTATTTCCTACTCCGGCTTTGCCGAATATTACCACGCCTATCCCTATTACTTTGCCCTGTACGCTCAGGATAAGATTGAGGTGGAAGAGATTGTGGCCAATGTGGGCCTCCGTTTTGAAGGTTTTAACATGAACTGCGACGCGCCGGCAGACCGCTTTCGTCCATTTTATTTTGGTACAGGCCAGGGCGGCGGCCCCTTTATTGGCGATCCGGGCGACCCACGGACGCGTAAGCCCAAAACGCACCTGGCTGTTTCGCCCCGCTTCGGGCTTTCCTTTCCTATTGGCGAAGACATGGCCTTTCGTTTACAATACGGGCATTTTTATTCCATGCCGCTCTTCCGGCAAACCATCTCACGATCCACCTGGCAGGGATGGCGCATGTACGGCAATCCTGATCTGGGTTTTAAGAAAACCATCAGCTACGAAATTGGTTTGCAAAAAGGGATTAAAGGACACCGGCTGGATATTGCCGCCTATTACAACGACCGCGTTCAGCAAACCGTGCGCGTCAACATCCATTCGCCGCAGGGTTCGCAACAAATTGCGCCGCAAAATCCCTATTACATCTCTTACGAAAACAACGGCTACGGCGCCACCAAAGGAATTGAAATATCTTTGAACCGCATTGCGCCCGGCGACTGGAATTACCGTTTGAGCTACAGTTTTGCGCGCACCACCTTTGGCGCATACGGAGCCATGGATATCTATCCGGATCCCAATGATCCTCGTTCATTCCTGGAAAGACGCAGCGCCAACGATTTTGTAACCAGCCAGGACCGCACGCACACCTTTCGGGCGCTGATCTCTTACCGCCTGGCGCAAAAGTTTTTAAAGTTACTGCCAGACTTTTTAGGTGTACACACAGCCAGCGCCAGCATGATCTACTCGGCCAAAAGCGGAACGCCCTTCACCTATGTAACCAGCTACGATCAGTTTACGGATGTGATCAACAACCGGCGTTATCCGCTGGAACAGAAAACCGATTTGAGTATCACCATAAAAAGCAAGCTGTGGGGCCTCAGTCCGGCGCTATCTTTACGCGTGGAAAATCTGTTTAACGATAAATGGCTAACGCCTTTGCTGGACGCCACGGAGCTGAGGAACTGGGTGGAATACGGCATTACGCGCGATACGCCGCCTTCGGACGACCCCAACGATCCGCAGGCGCGCATTTACAAGTTTCGCTACTACCAGACGTACCGTAATATGCCCACGGCGCTGTACTTGAGTTTGGGGGTGAGTTTTTGA
- a CDS encoding GIY-YIG nuclease family protein, which translates to MKDFKYYFVYIMTNWNNKVMYVGITNNLMRRVYEHKNKLIDGFTKKYNINKLVYYETFQDVRAAIEREKEIKKWRREKKNKLVNTKNPEWRDLSKDFE; encoded by the coding sequence ATGAAAGATTTTAAATATTATTTCGTTTACATCATGACAAACTGGAATAATAAGGTAATGTATGTGGGAATCACCAATAATCTTATGCGCCGGGTATATGAACATAAAAATAAATTAATTGATGGTTTTACAAAAAAATACAATATTAACAAACTGGTTTACTATGAGACTTTTCAGGATGTCCGTGCTGCTATTGAACGCGAGAAGGAAATTAAAAAATGGAGAAGAGAAAAGAAAAATAAGTTGGTTAATACAAAAAATCCTGAGTGGAGAGATTTAAGTAAGGATTTTGAGTAG
- a CDS encoding GIY-YIG nuclease family protein — MKDFKYYFVYIMTNWNNKVMYVGITNNLMRRVYEHKNKLIDGFTKKYNINKLVYYETFQDVRAAIEREKEIKKWRREKKNKLVNTENPEWRDLSEDFE; from the coding sequence ATGAAAGATTTTAAATATTATTTCGTTTACATCATGACAAACTGGAATAATAAGGTAATGTATGTGGGAATCACCAATAATCTTATGCGCCGGGTATATGAACATAAAAATAAATTAATTGATGGTTTTACAAAAAAATACAATATTAACAAACTGGTTTACTATGAGACTTTTCAGGATGTCCGTGCTGCTATTGAACGCGAGAAGGAAATTAAAAAATGGAGAAGAGAAAAGAAAAATAAGTTGGTTAATACAGAAAATCCTGAGTGGAGAGATTTAAGTGAGGATTTTGAGTAG
- a CDS encoding alpha amylase family protein: protein MNIFLLCLILFFYDVGFTQPQTKRLFLWVDASANWAQLSDSSAMEAMAQKAASVGFTDLVIDIKPNSGYVLYPSKIAPRLLKWKGVERPAYYDYLAHALTLGKRYGLKVHAALNIFSEGSRPAGLGLVYETRPHWQTILYTPKGLKPITEVESKQSLFVNPIREDVQRYELSIIAEVARNYPQLTGIILDRARFDGIASDFSPESRAAFEKFLNKKVKHWPEDIFTWQKQTPDAEPEVTPGPLFKRWLFWRAKCIFHFFVKARDTVKTLNPQLAFGDYAGSWYPTYYEVGVNWASQHYHPPYWWADPDYHVTGYAELLDFFMSGCYYFEVTIDELNLPDVRIDLRQEAAMKDGKQFWYSVEGACDITNQVIQQATTVYGSLFILQYKNHPQQFKRAMQMVLKKTDGLMLFDLVYINEYDWWDLLQETFSD from the coding sequence ATGAACATTTTTTTATTATGCCTCATTCTCTTTTTTTATGATGTCGGTTTTACCCAACCGCAAACCAAACGCCTCTTTTTGTGGGTGGACGCCAGCGCCAACTGGGCGCAGCTAAGCGACTCTTCCGCCATGGAGGCGATGGCCCAAAAGGCGGCGTCTGTCGGCTTTACCGACCTGGTGATTGACATCAAGCCCAATTCGGGCTATGTGTTGTACCCCAGTAAAATTGCGCCCCGTCTGTTAAAATGGAAGGGCGTGGAACGTCCGGCGTATTACGACTACCTGGCCCATGCCCTGACGCTCGGCAAACGGTACGGTTTAAAAGTACACGCCGCCCTCAACATTTTTTCCGAGGGTAGCCGCCCCGCCGGGCTGGGGCTTGTTTACGAAACGCGTCCCCACTGGCAAACCATTCTGTACACGCCGAAGGGCTTAAAACCCATTACAGAAGTGGAAAGCAAACAATCCCTGTTTGTGAATCCCATCAGAGAAGACGTGCAACGCTACGAACTTTCCATCATCGCCGAAGTGGCGCGCAACTACCCGCAACTGACCGGCATCATTCTGGATCGCGCTCGCTTTGACGGCATTGCTTCCGATTTTAGCCCGGAATCCAGGGCGGCGTTTGAAAAGTTCTTAAATAAAAAAGTTAAACACTGGCCAGAAGACATTTTTACTTGGCAAAAACAAACGCCGGACGCCGAGCCCGAAGTAACGCCAGGCCCATTATTCAAGCGGTGGCTTTTCTGGCGCGCAAAGTGTATTTTCCATTTTTTTGTAAAAGCGCGAGACACCGTAAAAACGCTTAACCCTCAACTGGCGTTTGGCGACTATGCCGGATCTTGGTACCCCACCTATTACGAAGTGGGCGTCAATTGGGCCAGTCAACATTACCATCCCCCCTACTGGTGGGCCGATCCGGACTACCATGTAACCGGTTACGCCGAATTGCTGGATTTTTTCATGTCCGGCTGTTATTATTTTGAAGTAACCATCGACGAACTTAATTTACCCGATGTGCGGATTGATTTGCGGCAGGAAGCGGCCATGAAAGATGGTAAACAATTCTGGTATAGTGTGGAAGGCGCCTGCGACATAACCAATCAGGTCATTCAGCAGGCCACAACCGTGTACGGCAGTCTGTTCATATTACAATACAAAAATCATCCGCAGCAGTTTAAACGCGCCATGCAAATGGTTTTGAAAAAAACAGACGGGTTAATGCTCTTCGATCTGGTTTATATTAATGAATATGACTGGTGGGATCTTTTGCAAGAAACTTTTTCTGATTAA